One stretch of Ananas comosus cultivar F153 linkage group 6, ASM154086v1, whole genome shotgun sequence DNA includes these proteins:
- the LOC109711873 gene encoding hydroxyproline O-galactosyltransferase HPGT2 isoform X2 — protein sequence MESGGYLPIHRETLASAMKHERRWKPHHSKPSSSSSSSSSSSSSSSSSSSSKAHLIMGFLSCLAWLYVAGRLWQDSQNRIVLSTLLQMNSGNLPKVLTVEDKLKSLGCKEIGRKIVEAEMDLTLAKSQGYLWRNGSTTSAKKLLAVIGVYTGFGSRLRRNIFRGSWMPRGDALRKLEEKGVVIRFVIGRSANRGDSLDRNIDDENRRTKDFLILESHEEAEDELPRKAKSFFSAAVEAWDAEFYVKVDDNINLDLDGLIEILESRRGHQGVYMGCMKSGVVVSEEGKQWYEPEWWKFGDSKSASLKTYSHDDISVGSWMMGVDTTYVDDDRLCCGSSRQEKVCSIA from the exons atgGAGAGCGGCGGCTACCTCCCGATCCACCGCGAGACGCTCGCGAGCGCCATGAAGCACGAGCGCCGGTGGAAGCCGCACCACTCCAAACCCTCATCGTCAtcatcctcttcttcgtcgtcgtcctcctcctcctcctcctcctcctcctccaaagcACACCTCATCATGGGCTTCTTGTCGTGCCTCGCATGGCTCTACGTCGCAGGCAG GTTGTGGCAGGATTCGCAGAATCGGATCGTCCTGTCCACTCTTCTTCAGATGAACTCGGGCAAT CTTCCGAAGGTGCTTACGGTGGAGGATAAGTTGAAGAGCCTTGGATGCAA AGAGATTGGGAGGAAGATAGTTGAGGCGGAGATGGACTTGACTCTTGCAAAGAGTCAGGGATACTTGTGGAGGAATGGGTCTACTACATCGGCGAAGAAACTTCTTGCAGTGATTGGAGTGTATACCGGATTCGGGAGTCGTCTCAGGAGAAACATATTTAGGGGATCATGGATGCCGAGAG GTGATGCCCTAAGGAAGCTCGAGGAAAAGGGTGTCGTCATCCGTTTTGTAATTGGTCGGAG CGCTAATCGAGGTGATAGCTTAGATCGTAATATTGATGATGAAAACCGGCGGACGAAAGATTTCTTGATCCTT GAAAGTCATGAGGAAGCTGAAGATGAGTTGCCCAGGAAAGCTAAATCCTTCTTCAGTGCTGCAGTTGAAGCATGGGATGCAGAGTTTTATGTTAAAGTTGATGATAATATCAACCTTGACCTAG ATGGGTTAATTGAGATTCTTGAAAGTCGTCGTGGTCATCAAGGTGTCTACATGGGCTGCATGAAGTCAGGAGTTGTCGTAAGTGAAGA GGGAAAACAGTGGTATGAACCTGAATGGTGGAAATTTGGAGATTCAAAATC TGCATCTCTAAAAACCTATTCTCATGACGATATATCCGTTGGTTCGTGGATGATGGGAGTCGATACTACTTATGTAGATGATGATCGGCTTTGTTGCGGCAGTTCTAGACAAG
- the LOC109711873 gene encoding hydroxyproline O-galactosyltransferase HPGT2 isoform X1, translating to MESGGYLPIHRETLASAMKHERRWKPHHSKPSSSSSSSSSSSSSSSSSSSSKAHLIMGFLSCLAWLYVAGRLWQDSQNRIVLSTLLQMNSGNLPKVLTVEDKLKSLGCKEIGRKIVEAEMDLTLAKSQGYLWRNGSTTSAKKLLAVIGVYTGFGSRLRRNIFRGSWMPRGDALRKLEEKGVVIRFVIGRSANRGDSLDRNIDDENRRTKDFLILESHEEAEDELPRKAKSFFSAAVEAWDAEFYVKVDDNINLDLDGLIEILESRRGHQGVYMGCMKSGVVVSEEGKQWYEPEWWKFGDSKSYFRHASGSLFILSNNLARYININSASLKTYSHDDISVGSWMMGVDTTYVDDDRLCCGSSRQEKVCSIA from the exons atgGAGAGCGGCGGCTACCTCCCGATCCACCGCGAGACGCTCGCGAGCGCCATGAAGCACGAGCGCCGGTGGAAGCCGCACCACTCCAAACCCTCATCGTCAtcatcctcttcttcgtcgtcgtcctcctcctcctcctcctcctcctcctccaaagcACACCTCATCATGGGCTTCTTGTCGTGCCTCGCATGGCTCTACGTCGCAGGCAG GTTGTGGCAGGATTCGCAGAATCGGATCGTCCTGTCCACTCTTCTTCAGATGAACTCGGGCAAT CTTCCGAAGGTGCTTACGGTGGAGGATAAGTTGAAGAGCCTTGGATGCAA AGAGATTGGGAGGAAGATAGTTGAGGCGGAGATGGACTTGACTCTTGCAAAGAGTCAGGGATACTTGTGGAGGAATGGGTCTACTACATCGGCGAAGAAACTTCTTGCAGTGATTGGAGTGTATACCGGATTCGGGAGTCGTCTCAGGAGAAACATATTTAGGGGATCATGGATGCCGAGAG GTGATGCCCTAAGGAAGCTCGAGGAAAAGGGTGTCGTCATCCGTTTTGTAATTGGTCGGAG CGCTAATCGAGGTGATAGCTTAGATCGTAATATTGATGATGAAAACCGGCGGACGAAAGATTTCTTGATCCTT GAAAGTCATGAGGAAGCTGAAGATGAGTTGCCCAGGAAAGCTAAATCCTTCTTCAGTGCTGCAGTTGAAGCATGGGATGCAGAGTTTTATGTTAAAGTTGATGATAATATCAACCTTGACCTAG ATGGGTTAATTGAGATTCTTGAAAGTCGTCGTGGTCATCAAGGTGTCTACATGGGCTGCATGAAGTCAGGAGTTGTCGTAAGTGAAGA GGGAAAACAGTGGTATGAACCTGAATGGTGGAAATTTGGAGATTCAAAATC GTATTTCCGGCATGCTTCTGGTTCTTTATTTATACTGTCAAATAACTTGGCTCGCTACATCAACATCAACAG TGCATCTCTAAAAACCTATTCTCATGACGATATATCCGTTGGTTCGTGGATGATGGGAGTCGATACTACTTATGTAGATGATGATCGGCTTTGTTGCGGCAGTTCTAGACAAG
- the LOC109712237 gene encoding probable monogalactosyldiacylglycerol synthase 3, chloroplastic isoform X1 yields MSDTGGGHRASAEALRDAFRIEFGDDYKVFVKDLFKDHAGWPLNNMERSYKFMLKHVQLWKVAFHSTSPRWVHNSYLAALAAFYATKFEAGLKKYKPDIIISVHPLMQHIPLWVLKWQALQNRVVFVTVITDLNTCHPTWFHTSVNRCYCPSEEVSKRALLEGLEPSQIRVFGLPIRPSFCRAVLVKEELRKELDMDPELPAVLLMGGGEGMGPVKTTARALGESLFDEELGRPIGQLIVICGRNKSLSSTLGALEWKIPVKIRGFETQMEKWMGACDCIITKAGPGTIAEALIRGLPIILNDFIPGQEVGNVPYVVDNGAGVFSKSPKETAKLVAQWFGPESGELKRISENALKLAQPDAVFHIVQDIHELAEKQGPLSRISYPLTSTFYQSP; encoded by the exons ATGAGCGACACCGGCGGCGGCCACCGCGCCTCCGCCGAGGCCCTCCGCGACGCGTTCCGGATCGAG TTCGGCGACGATTACAAG GTGTTTGTTAAGGATTTGTTTAAAGATCATGCAGGATGGCCACTGAATAACATGGAGAGATCCTACAAGTTCATGCTGAAGCATGTCCAGCTGTGGAAAGTGGCCTTTCACTCCACCTCCCCTCGCTGGGTCCACAACTCCTATCTCGCCGCACTCGCCGCCTTCTATGCCAC GAAGTTTGAGGCCGGTCTGAAGAAGTACAAGCCGGACATCATCATCAGCGTCCATCCCCTCATGCAACACATTCCTCTGTGGGTTCTCAAATGGCAGGCCCTTCAAAATAGAGTTGTTTTCGTCACCGTCATCACAGACCTAAATACTTGCCACCCTACATG GTTTCATACCAGTGTCAACAGATGTTATTGCCCTTCAGAGGAGGTTTCAAAGAGGGCATTGCTCGAGGGCCTAGAGCCTTCGCAGATTCGTGTGTTTGGCTTGCCAATTAGACCGTCCTTTTGTCGTGCGGTACTTGTAAAG GAAGAGTTGAGAAAAGAGCTTGATATGGACCCTGAATTGCCTGCTGTGCTATTGATGGGAGGTGGCGAGGGAATGGGTCCAGTCAAGACTACTGCAAGGGCCCTTGGAGAATCACTCTTTGACGAAGAGCTTGGAAGGCCAATTGGGCAATTGATTGTTATCTGCGGCCGTAATAAATCTTTAAGCTCCACACTAGGTGCTCTCGAGTGGAAGATCCCTGTGAAG ATTAGGGGATTTGAGACTCAGATGGAAAAGTGGATGGGGGCTTGCGATTGCATTATTACGAAG GCAGGGCCAGGTACTATTGCCGAAGCGCTGATAAGGGGGCTTCCCATTATCCTCAATGACTTTATTCCTGGACAG GAAGTTGGAAACGTCCCTTATGTCGTTGACAACGGGGCGGGGGTGTTCTCAAAAAGTCCGAAGGAGACAGCCAAATTAGTCGCGCAATGGTTCGGCCCCGAATCAGGAGAGCTCAAAAGGATATCGGAGAATGCACTTAAACTGGCTCAGCCGGATGCAGTGTTCCACATCGTTCAGGATATCCATGAGCTCGCCGAGAAACAAGGTCCCTTATCGCGCATATCTTATCCCCTCACTTCAACCTTCTACCAATCACCATAA
- the LOC109712237 gene encoding probable monogalactosyldiacylglycerol synthase 3, chloroplastic isoform X2 yields MSDTGGGHRASAEALRDAFRIEFGDDYKVFVKDLFKDHAGWPLNNMERSYKFMLKHVQLWKVAFHSTSPRWVHNSYLAALAAFYATKFEAGLKKYKPDIIISVHPLMQHIPLWVLKWQALQNRVVFVTVITDLNTCHPTWFHTSVNRCYCPSEEVSKRALLEGLEPSQIRVFGLPIRPSFCRAVLVKEELRKELDMDPELPAVLLMGGGEGMGPVKTTARALGESLFDEELGRPIGQLIVICGRNKSLSSTLGALEWKIPVKIRGFETQMEKWMGACDCIITKAGPGTIAEALIRGLPIILNDFIPGQEVGNVPYVVDNGAGVFSKSPKETAKLVAQWFGPESGELKRISENALKLAQPDAVFHIVQDIHELAEKQGPLSRISYPLTSTFYQSP; encoded by the exons ATGAGCGACACCGGCGGCGGCCACCGCGCCTCCGCCGAGGCCCTCCGCGACGCGTTCCGGATCGAGTTCGGCGACGATTACAAG GTGTTTGTTAAGGATTTGTTTAAAGATCATGCAGGATGGCCACTGAATAACATGGAGAGATCCTACAAGTTCATGCTGAAGCATGTCCAGCTGTGGAAAGTGGCCTTTCACTCCACCTCCCCTCGCTGGGTCCACAACTCCTATCTCGCCGCACTCGCCGCCTTCTATGCCAC GAAGTTTGAGGCCGGTCTGAAGAAGTACAAGCCGGACATCATCATCAGCGTCCATCCCCTCATGCAACACATTCCTCTGTGGGTTCTCAAATGGCAGGCCCTTCAAAATAGAGTTGTTTTCGTCACCGTCATCACAGACCTAAATACTTGCCACCCTACATG GTTTCATACCAGTGTCAACAGATGTTATTGCCCTTCAGAGGAGGTTTCAAAGAGGGCATTGCTCGAGGGCCTAGAGCCTTCGCAGATTCGTGTGTTTGGCTTGCCAATTAGACCGTCCTTTTGTCGTGCGGTACTTGTAAAG GAAGAGTTGAGAAAAGAGCTTGATATGGACCCTGAATTGCCTGCTGTGCTATTGATGGGAGGTGGCGAGGGAATGGGTCCAGTCAAGACTACTGCAAGGGCCCTTGGAGAATCACTCTTTGACGAAGAGCTTGGAAGGCCAATTGGGCAATTGATTGTTATCTGCGGCCGTAATAAATCTTTAAGCTCCACACTAGGTGCTCTCGAGTGGAAGATCCCTGTGAAG ATTAGGGGATTTGAGACTCAGATGGAAAAGTGGATGGGGGCTTGCGATTGCATTATTACGAAG GCAGGGCCAGGTACTATTGCCGAAGCGCTGATAAGGGGGCTTCCCATTATCCTCAATGACTTTATTCCTGGACAG GAAGTTGGAAACGTCCCTTATGTCGTTGACAACGGGGCGGGGGTGTTCTCAAAAAGTCCGAAGGAGACAGCCAAATTAGTCGCGCAATGGTTCGGCCCCGAATCAGGAGAGCTCAAAAGGATATCGGAGAATGCACTTAAACTGGCTCAGCCGGATGCAGTGTTCCACATCGTTCAGGATATCCATGAGCTCGCCGAGAAACAAGGTCCCTTATCGCGCATATCTTATCCCCTCACTTCAACCTTCTACCAATCACCATAA
- the LOC109711603 gene encoding protein TSS-like: MTVVPSVIDITVVTPYESQVTLKGISTDKILDVKKLLGSHVETCHLTNYSLSHVARGHRLNDGVEIVSLKPCVLKIEEEDYACEAHAAAHVRRLLDIVACATVFGKAKEGVGKPKKPHHSPSSPSSSSSSSASASAISTSNSTNNGKSPSGPPPSPSPSDAESPAPAISDRFDMAAIHPAPKLGDFYEFFSFAHVVSPIQFLRRREGGICAERREGDYFELEVKVCNGKLLNIVASVKGFYTTGKQYILSRSLVDLLQQLSSAFANAYESLMKAFVDHNKFGNLPYGFRANTWLVPPIFVDSSSKCPSLPVEDENWGGNGGGHGRDGKYDKRRWATEFSILARMLCKTEEERLIRDRKAFLLQNLFVDTAIFKAVKAIRGLIDSKPNSTASGHGLNGSILHEERVGDLYMVVKRDQLDGSSKQEEKVDGSVLLNMSPKDVSVRNLLKGLTADENVVVKDTATLGVVVLKHCGYTATVRVSGHVRETNDANLDIVVDDQPDGGSNALNINSLRIPLAKFSVDPSVENQHSPNSHSGSSTRILARKVLCNSLTKLEKESSNTNRSIRWELGACWFQHLQKKDSSPAEVSKGKKEDTQTESPVKGLGKHFEQLRKIKKKTDIVDGNPEKDDSAKSSVRETDAVNEELKQSVSTEESEIRKLLPEEAFCRLKDSGTGLHQKSLDELTMMAHKFYDEVALPKLVADFASLELSPVDGRTLTDFMHTRGLNMCSLGRVVELAEKLPHIQAICFHEMVIRAFKYILRAVVAAVDNLSDLSSAIAETLNILLGSSTVVTDDQDLLVEQTLTKKWVETFIAKRFSWRLRDEFQHLRKFVLLRGLCNKVGLELVARDYDMNSPNPFEKSDIISMVPVYKYMACTSADGRNLLESSKTALDKGKLDDAVSYGTKALSKLIAVCGPYHRMTANAYSLLAVVLYHTGDFNQATIYQQKALDINERELGLDHPETMKSYGDLSVFYYRLQHIELALKYVNRALYLLQFSCGLSHPNSAATYINVAMMEEGMGNVHVALRYLHEALKCNIRLLGADHIQTAASYHAIAIALSMMDAYTLSVQHEQTTLQILQAKLGSEDLRTQDAAAWLEYFESKALEQQEAARRGIPKPDASIASKGHLSVSDLLDFINPDQDTKERDAQRKHRRAKYLMQNTSRSNQEEFIKSEVNSQHGMENANIQTVKEEPTKSRRPQERLEKVKEVKKVDKFIPNELQQSDLPSPEESSDEGWQEAASKGRSVQTRRKRPNLAKLLVDSSENTGYSSYRRKNMPQAHRGNIVEPKSTSSESSSSPGKALLQAKTSESLIKSDQSTKASSSSRVATIASKLVSYKEVAVSPPGTVLKPVLEKEEEREAKNDETKDAEAKNDETKDEEAKNDETKNEAAENEEANNETQEVINQFNISEDENKVEKTKFEMELPIDDAEKEMNSSPVEEATSEEKSPKSDDNKNSLEPKKDTTSGSKLSASAPPFNPGSLLSMSHPYNTVAIYDMKVVHQAFPNATMEIPSPHSINTRVTRGPRSNLHYRAGSSFRRKPGFSNSQSAVARSSLSSSVMNPHAAEFVPGKALQQIKKDLDAQNPENYIEEGTSDEVFKEEIKKAEKVSEGGKSKETRGKDNTQNEQKTELARQILLSFIVKSSRNSLSDSVETQEIKEPNAAESMQSGEQSSNMVNNDSGLEQLRKAEIRKGEKDTEGFTVVSKRRRSKQNFMNAVNGLYTQQSICTTVG; encoded by the exons TTGTTCCTAGTGTCATTGATATCACAGTGGTCACTCCCTATGAATCCCAAGTAACACTCAAG GGAATATCCACTGATAAAATACTAGATGTGAAGAAGCTATTGGGCTCTCATGTGGAAACATGTCACCTCACCAATTACTCACTCTCACATGTG GCTCGCGGGCACCGGTTAAACGACGGCGTGGAAATCGTTTCGCTAAAGCCATGTGTACTTAAGATCGAGGaag AGGACTACGCGTGCGAGGCACACGCGGCGGCGCACGTGCGGAGGCTCCTCGACATCGTCGCGTGCGCCACCGTATTCGGCAAAGCCAAAGAAGGAGTCGGCAAACCGAAGAAACCCCACCACTCcccctcttctccctcctcctcctcctcctcctccgcctccgcctccgccattTCCACCTCGAATTCGACCAACAATGGCAAATCCCCATCCGggcctcctccctctccctctccctcggaTGCGGAGTCTCCGGCACCCGCCATCTCCGACAGGTTCGACATGGCCGCGATACACCCCGCGCCGAAGCTCGGGGACTTCTACGAGTTCTTCTCCTTCGCCCACGTGGTCTCTCCGATCCAGT TTTTGCGGCGGCGCGAAGGTGGGATCTGCGCGGAGAGGCGGGAGGGCGACTATTTCGAACTCGAG GTTAAAGTTTGTAATGGGAAGCTTCTAAATATAGTTGCCTCTGTCAAAGGATTTTATACAACTGGGAAGCAATATATCCTAAGCCGCTCCCTCGTGGATCTTTTGCAGCAGCTTAGCAGCGCATTTGCAAAT GCCTACGAGTCCCTAATGAAAGCTTTTGTAGACCATAACAAG TTTGGTAATCTCCCGTACGGATTCCGTGCCAATACCTGGCTTGTGCCCCCTATATTTGTCGATTCTTCTTCGAAATGTCCCTCTCTCCCTGTTGAAGATGAGAACTGGGGTGGGAATGGTGGTGGTCATGGGCGAGATGGTAAATACGATAAACGACGTTGGGCGACAGAATTTTCAATCTTGGCGAGAATGCTATGCAAAACGGAAGAGGAGAGGCTGATCAGAGATAGGAAGGCCTTTTTATTACAAAATCTTTTTGTAGATACAGCAATTTTTAAAGCTGTCAAAGCAATACGTGGTCTCATTGACTCCAAACCAAATTCAACTGCTTCTGGGCATGGTCTTAATGGCTCAATTCTGCATGAAGAACGAGTTGGAGATTTGTACATGGTTGTGAAAAGGGATCAGTTAGATGGTAGCTCGAAGCAGGAGGAGAAAGTTGATGGGAGTGTGTTGCTTAACATGAGCCCTAAGGATGTCTCTGTAAGAAATCTTCTTAAAGGTTTAACGGCTGATGAGAATGTTGTTGTTAAA GATACTGCCACCTTAGGAGTTGTTGTTCTTAAACATTGCGGATATACTGCAACTGTTAGGGTTTCAGGACATGTAAGAGAAACAAACGATGCAAATCTGGACATTGTTGTAGATGATCAACCAGATGGAGGTTCTAATGCCTTGAATATCAACAG CTTAAGAATACCACTTGCCAAATTTTCTGTGGATCCATCGGTGGAAAATCAGCATTCTCCTAATTCTCATTCTGGAAGTTCAACACGGATTTTAGCACGAAAAGTACTTTGTAACAGCTTGACTAAATTAGAGAAAGAATCGAGCAATACCAACAGGTCGATTCGATGGGAGCTTGGTGCTTGCTGGTTTCAACACTTGCAGAAAAAGGACAGTTCACCTGCTGAGGTGTCGAAGGGAAAGAAGGAGGATACTCAGACTGAATCACCAGTTAAGGGTCTCGGAAAGCATTTTGAACAGCTAAggaaaatcaaaaagaaaacagaTATTGTGGATGGTAACCCCGAGAAGGATGATTCTGCGAAAAGCAGCGTACGTGAAACAGATGCAGTGAATGAGGAGCTCAAACAGTCTGTATCGACTGAGGAAAGTGAGATTAGGAAATTGCTGCCTGAAGAAGCCTTTTGCCGTTTGAAAGATTCAGGGACTGGTCTTCATCAGAAG TCTCTAGATGAGCTCACCATGATGGCACATAAGTTCTATGATGAGGTCGCACTTCCAAAGCTG GTGGCGGATTTTGCATCACTTGAGCTTTCTCCAGTTGATGGAAGAACCTTAACAGACTTTATGCATACAAGGGGGCTTAATATGTGCTCGTTAGGACGTGTG GTGGAACTTGCAGAGAAGCTACCACACATACAGGCGATATGCTTTCATGAGATGGTTATTCGAGCCTTCAAGTACATTCTGCGAGCGGTGGTTGCAGCAGTTGACAATTTGTCAGATTTGTCCTCCGCAATTGCTGAGACCTTGAATATCTTGTTGGGGTCCTCAACAGTAGTAACTGATGACCAAGATTTGCTTGTTGAACAAACTCTTACCAAGAAGTGGGTAGAAACCTTCATCGCGAAGAGGTTTTCTTGGAGACTAAGGGATGAATTTCAGCACTTGAGGAAATTTGTACTTCTTCGAGGACTTTGTAATAAG GTTGGATTGGAATTGGTTGCTAGAGACTACGACATGAATAGCCCAAACCCCTTTGAGAAGTCTGATATTATCAGCATGGTTCCTGTTTACAAA TACATGGCCTGTACCTCTGCAGATGGTCGGAACTTATTGGAATCTTCAAAGACTGCATTGGATAAAGGAAAGCTAGATGATGCTGTCAGTTATGGCACAAAG GCATTATCTAAATTGATAGCGGTTTGTGGCCCATATCATCGAATGACGGCTAATGCTTACAGTCTTCTTGCAGTAGTTCTTTATCACACTGGAGATTTTAATCAG GCTACTATATATCAGCAGAAGGCTCTTGATATCAATGAAAGAGAGCTTGGTCTTGACCATCCTGAGACCATGAAAAGCTATGGGGATCTTTCTGTCTTTTACTACCGACTCCAACACATTGAATTGGCTTTGAA ATATGTGAATCGTGCACTCTATCTTCTTCAATTCTCGTGCGGCCTCTCACATCCGAATTCTGCCGCAACCTACATAAATGTAGCAATGATGGAAGAAGGCATGGGTAATGTTCATGTTGCTCTCAGATACCTACATGAAGCCCTAAAATGCAACATAAGATTGCTTGGTGCCGATCACATACAg ACTGCTGCGAGCTACCATGCCATTGCCATAGCTCTTTCCATGATGGATGCATACACATTAAGTGTGCAACATGAACAAACGACTTTGCAGATACTTCAGGCAAAACTTGGATCAGAGGATCTTCGTACTCAG GATGCTGCTGCGTGGCTGGAGTATTTTGAATCGAAAGCTTTAGAGCAGCAAGAGGCTGCTCGAAGAGGCATCCCGAAGCCTGATGCATCTATTGCCAGTAAAGGTCACCTGAG TGTATCAGATCTTCTTGACTTCATAAACCCAGACCAAgatacaaaagagagagatgcgCAAAGAAAGCACCGGCGTGCAAAG TATTTAATGCAGAACACTAGCAGATCTAACCAAGAGGAGTTCATTAAAAGTGAAGTCAATTCCCAGCATGGTATGGAAAATGCGAACATTCAAACAGTGAAAGAAGAGCCTACAAAATCAAGAAGGCCTCAAGAACGCCTAGAAAAGGTCAAAGAAGTCAAAAAAGTCGATAAATTCATTCCCAATGAATTACAACAAAGTGATTTACCTTCCCCCGAGGAATCTTCAGATGAAGGATGGCAAGAGGCCGCATCAAAAGGACGATCCGTTCAAACGCGACGAAAAAGGCCAAATCTTGCCAAATTACTCGTAGATAGCTCAGAAAATACAGGTTATTCGAGTTACAGAAGAAAAAATATGCCACAAGCACATAGAGGCAATATTGTTGAGCCAAAAAGCACGTCAAGTgagtcttcttcttcacctggAAAAGCTCTTTTACAGGCTAAGACTTCTGAATCTTTGATTAAATCTGATCAAAGCACAAAAGCTTCTAGCTCGAGCAGGGTGGCCACTATTGCTTCAAAGTTGGTTTCATACAAGGAAGTAGCGGTATCGCCTCCTGGCACTGTCTTGAAGCCAGttttagaaaaagaagaagaacgaGAGGCAAAAAACGATGAGACAAAAGATGCGGAGGCAAAAAACGATGAGACAAAAGACGAGGAAGCAAAAAACGATGAGACAAAAAATGAGGCGGCGGAAAACGAGGAGGCAAACAACGAGACCCAAGAAGTTATAAATCAGTTCAACATATCAGAGGATGAGAATAAAGTTGAAAAGACGAAATTTGAAATGGAATTACCAATTGACGATGCTgagaaagagatgaactcgagtCCTGTTGAAGAAGCAACTTCAGAGGAAAAATCTCCGAAGAGCGATGATAACAAAAATTCATTAGAACCCAAGAAAGATACAACAAGCGGAAGCAAACTCTCAGCTTCGGCTCCTCCGTTTAATCCGGGCTCGCTTTTATCAATGTCCCACCCGTACAATACAGTCGCGATTTATGATATGAAAGTTGTTCACCAGGCATTTCCAAATGCAACTATGGAGATCCCCTCGCCTCACTCTATTAATACTAGAGTCACTCGCGGTCCAAGATCGAATTTGCATTATAGAGCTGGAAGTTCTTTCCGTAGGAAGCCGGGCTTCTCAAACAGCCAAAGCGCGGTTGCAAGAAGTAGCCTCTCTTCTAGCGTAATGAATCCTCATGCAGCTGAGTTCGTCCCTGGGAAAGCGTTGcagcaaattaaaaaagatttagATGCTCAAAATCCCGAAAACTATATAGAGGAGGGGACTTCAGATGAAGTTTTTaaagaagagataaaaaaagCTGAAAAAGTTAGTGAGGGAGGAAAGAGTAAAGAAACTAGAGGCAAAGATAACACACAGAATGAGCAAAAGACCGAGCTTGCGAGACAAATTCTGCTTAGCTTCATTGTTAAGTCAAGTCGGAACAGTTTGAGCGATTCGGTTGAGACTCAGGAAATTAAGGAACCAAATGCTGCCGAAAGCATGCAAAGTGGAGAGCAGAGTAGCAATATGGTAAACAATGATTCTGGTCTTGAGCAATTGAGGAAAGCAGAAATTCGAAAAGGCGAAAAGGATACCGAAGGTTTCACAGTGGTCTccaagaggagaagaagcaaaCAGAATTTCATGAATGCTGTGAACGGGTTGTATACGCAGCAATCCATCTGTACAACCGTCGGATAA